The Salmo salar chromosome ssa04, Ssal_v3.1, whole genome shotgun sequence genomic sequence TCGTTTTGTCATTTTCACCCTAACCAGGTAAGTTTCTGCCCGAACCTGTAACGTTAACTGCCTGCATATTTGTTACTAGCATTATCAGTGAATGAGAGTATGTGTGTTGTTAGCAGAGACCTAACGTCACAGTCAACGGCAGAGATGGACATTAGGCTAGGGTCAAATCCTTTTTgtggtagctagctatctagggtGCTCTACCATATCTGATGTTTGTTTGAAAAAATCgactagctaacgttatctaCAGAAAGATGTTGATACCCTGAGAAAACAAATATTTGTGTTCCTGAAACAAGTTAGCTAGTATTGGAAGCATGatgttagcaagctaacgttagctaactagctagggtAGTAGTCCAATGCAGGTTTTTGAAAACACTGACTTTTATTTTCAGGTTGTCAGGCTTCCTGTAATGGCTGGAACAACCTTTTGTGATGTGCCTGAGCTTTACAACATTCTTAATCAGTACACTCGCCTGTCCAGACTACCAGAATTCAACTACCTCTGTTTGATTGGTAAGAGGCCAGTGGGGTCTGACTGTCATATTGGTTCAACACGATTTAAACAAATCCATTGTGTTGATAAACACAACTTATTTCTAAGATTCAATCTAACAATACGATAAAAGTTGCCTTTTATAAAAAGTGGACAAATGGTTGTGCCGTTTCCTCAGATACTCGTGCTAAAGGACAGTACAATGCCAGCCATATCATCACTGCCAGAAATACAAAATAGGTATGAGTGTCAAATCAGTCATTAACACAGTACCAAATAGCTCATCCCACCTTAGGTTCAAAATACTCTGCTTCAATTATTTTGCCATTTTGAAATATAAGTTGCAATGTTCAATGGGGGCGGCATTGAAcattggttagagcattgggccagtaaccgaaaggtccctGGATCGAATccatgagctgacaaggtaaaaatctgtcattctgccactgatcaaggcagttaacccactgttccccagtaggccatcattgtaaataagaatttgttcttaactgacttacttgcctagttaaataaaggttcaatttaataaaataaaaaatatttgagaTGTCATCTACAGGACTCTAAAGGCAAATTCATTATGCCTGAGAGTATGAGGAATATTGTGGTTGATGAATgaaaaataatactttttaatgTGTTTGACTAGTTTCAATGAAGCTCTGTGTGAGGCGGAAGTAAATTAATCTCAACTGTTTTTAATTGAATTGACAGCTTTGACAGATTGTCAATTTTATTTttcctttctttaactaggcaagtcagttaagaacaaattcttattttcaatgacggcctaggaacagtgggttaactgccttgttcaggggcagaacaacagatttttacctcatcagctcggggatttgatcttgcaatctttcgggttactagtccaacgatcTAACTACTAGGCTAACTGCCACCCCAATGATTGACAATGATATTAAATCCATGATATCCCATCAGGGAGATagttgtgtgtgggtgggtgggtgaggctATGGAATGCGCTGAGGCCCTGACAAAATCAAACCGCTATCCTGTCCAGATTCTGAAAGGAGGCTATCAGAGGTTCTCAGCTTTGAATCCTTTCTTTAGAACACAGAACATCCTTCACACAATAAAGGTAACACTTCCATTGCTCCAAACATTTGCTTCATATTGCGAGAATCTGTTGAGAAATTGCTAAACATACTCAGGTGATAAGTCTCTCAAAGTGGTGATTTGCATAGATTGTTCTGCTGTCTGTTTCATTCATGTGAATGTAGGAATTGGAGAGCTTGAGGCCTTATACAGTAGAGCTCTTGCCAGGTCAACTCTACTTAGGCGATTACAAGCAGGCTATCAATCCCCACGTCCTAAAAGACCTAAAACTGAGCGCACTTGTTAATGTCTCTGAAGACACTAGTCACGTGTGTGAGGACTCGTATTTACATGTCAAAGGAGCATGTCCTAAATAGTTGTTTCAATAAAATGTTTTTCTTTGAAATTAGGTTGGAAAAAGGAAACCACACCATCCTTCACATTAATGTGGCAGATTCAGTGGATGCTGATCTGTACTCCAGTTTTGAGAGAATATGTGTTTTCATTGGTAGGCTGCATGTATTTTCTTCCactttttatactgaacaaaaatataaacgcaacatgcaacaatttttttgctgagttacagttcatataaggaaatcagtcaatttaagtaaattcattaggccctgatctatggatttcacatgactgggcaggggcgcagccatgagtgggcctgggtgggcataggcccacccacttgggagccaggcccacccactggagagccaggcccagccaattagaatgagtttttcttaagggctttattacatacagaaatactcctcagtttcatcagctgtcccggtGGCTGGTCCCAGaggatcctgcaggtgaagaagccggatgtggagctccagggctggtgtggttacacatggtctgtggtatgaggctggttggacgtactgccaaattctctaaaacaacgttggaggcggtttaCGGTAgatcatttaatgttaatttatctggcaacagctctggtggacattcctgcagtcagcatgccaattgcatgctccctcaaaacttgagacatttgtggcacattttagagtggccttttgtccccagcacaaggtgcacctgtgtaatggtcatgctgtttaatcagcttcttaatatgccacacctgtcaggtggatggattatcttggcaaaggagaaatgctcactagcagtgacgtaaacaaatttgtgcacaacatttgagagaaataagctttttgtatgtTTGGAAAATTTCaaagatcttttatttcagttcatgaaacttGCAAATGTTCCCCATTGTAACGCTTGAtgtagtgggtgtggagtcaggtgcaggaaacAAGAGCGTTTGCTATAGTGCTTTAATAAATGCACCATCAAAGAGAGTATACACACAAAATTACAACAGGGTGTAATCAAaatacaatgacccaaaacacgttCCACTTACACAATACACAGTGCAAGAACGaaataagcccgcacacagaacaggtggggaaacgggcttaaatacccAACGAATCACTAATGGAACACAGGTGAtacaaataaagacaaaaccaacagaaaaggaaaaagggatcggtggcagctagtcggctggtgacgacgaccgccgagcgccacccgaacagggagaggagtcaccctcggcaggtgtcgtgacagtacccccccctgacacgcggctcccgcagcgcgccgacaccggcctcggggacgacccggagggcgaggcgcagggcgatccgggtggaggcgatggaaatccctcaacagtgctggatccagtatgtcccccaccggcacccagcacctctcctccggaccgtacccctcccagtccacgaggtactgcaggcccctcacccggcgtcttgagtccagaatggcacgtactgtatacgccggggacccctcgATGTCCCTCACCGTCTTGtaagggaccagctaccaccggcctgaggagagacacatgaaacgaggggttaatacgataataagaagggagttgtaatctgtaacacacctcgtttatcctcctcaggactttgaagggccctacacgctgcggacccagcttccggcagggcaggcgaaggggcaggtttcgggtcgagagccagaccctgtcccctggttggaatacgggggcctcactgcggtggcggtcagtgcTCCTCTTCTGTCGTCCCCCTGCTTGTTTAAGGGCCTCCTGGACAGCCcccccaggtctccttggagcgctgcacccaatcctccaccgcaggagcctcggtctggctctgatgccacggtgccaggaccggctggtagcctaacacacactgaaatggtgacatgttagtggaggagtggcggagtggcggagtgagttttgggccagcTCGGCCCAAGGTATGTACCTggaccactcccctggccggtcctggcagtacgacctcagaaacctacccacctcctggttcactctctccacctgcccattgctctcggggtgataaccggaggtcaagctgaccgaggCCCCCAGGCGCTCCATAAATGCCCTCCATacacgggacgtgaactggggaccccgatcagaaacgatgtcctccggcaccccgtagtgccggaagacatgggtgaatagagcttccgcagtctgtagggccgtagggagaccgggcaacgggaagagacggcaggacttagagaaccgatccacaactaccaggaccgtggtattcccctgagacgggggaagatcggtgagaaagtccaccgacaggtgagaccacggcctctgtggaacggggaggggttgtaacttccctctaggaaggtgcctaggagccttactctgggcgcacaccgaacaggaagagacataaaacctcacgtccttagccaaggtggggcaccagtacttccccctaaaGCCTAGCACTGTCCTcaccaccccaggatgacccgacgaGGGTAACGTatgagcccatcgaatcaattgatcacggacaccaagcggaacgtacttacggcCTGCTGGACAGTTAGAAGGCGCAGGCTCTAACTGtagcgcccgctcgatgtccgcgtccacctcccataccaccggtgcgaccagcttagaggctggaaggatgggagtaggatcgatgggccgATCCTCAGTGTCAtaaagacgggacagcgcgtcggccttagtgttcatGGAAACTGGTCTATACGAAATAGTGAACTGGAAccgggtgaagaacatggcccaccgtgCCTGACGTgggttcagtctcctagctgcccggatatactccaggttccggtggtcagtccagatgagaaaagggtgtctagccccctcaagccagtgtctccacacggTCAGAGcactgaccacagccaacagctcccggtcccccacatcatagttgcgctccgccggactgagcttcctagaaaagaaagcacaggggcggagttttggtggcgtacccgagcgctgagatagcacggcacccaccccagcctcggacgcgtccacctccactatgaatggtaaggaggggtccgggtgcgccaacacaggCGCATCAGTGAACAGTGCCTTCAACTGGGtgaaagctctgtccgcctctgtcaaccatcgcaaacgcaccggcccccccttcagcagtgaggtaatgggagccgccacttggccaaaaccccggataaacctccggtagtaattggcaaaacccaaaaaccgctgcacttccttcaccgtggctggagtcggccaattacgaaCGGCCTTAACGTGGTCACACTCCATCGCCaaccccgaggtggaaatgcgataacccaggaaggagacggctcgtttggagaactcacacttctcagccttgacgtataggtcatgctccagcaatctcccaagcaccctgcgcaccagggacacatgctcggcgcgggtGGCGGAGTAAATCAGGATATCGTTGATATACGCTATCacgccctgcccatgcaggttcctgagaatctcgtccacaaaggattgaaagacggctggagcattcttcaacccatacggcatgacgaggtactcatagtggcccgatgtggttacgcgctcctgagatccagtttcgtgaaaaaacgcgctccgtgaaatgattccaccgccgtagcgatgagaggtagtgggtaactgaaccccactgtaatggaattgagacctctataatcaatgcacggacgcagacctcccccctttttcttcacgaaaaataaactcgaggagacgggtgagatggagggctgaatgaacccctgtctcagagattccgtgacatatgtctccatagccaacttctcctcctgggacaatgggtacacgtgactcttgggaagtgcagcgttaacctggaggtttatcgcacaatccccctgtcgatgaggtggtaatttagagccaaatcggcatactcagggggaatgcgcacagtggaaacctggtctggactctccaccgacgtggcactgATGGAAACTCCCagacctgaacactcctctgaccacccctggagaaccccctgtttccacaaaaTCTTGGGATTGTGACTGGCCAGCCAAGGCACCCCCAGCTCCACTGGAAAAGCAGGTGAATCGATAAGGAAGAAACTAATTCGCTCCTTATGATTCctctgcgttaccatgtccagtggcaccgtggtctccctgaccagccctgaccctaatggccggctatctaaggagtgcacggggaagggggaatctaacgGGCACTAGTGGAACTCCCAGCTTGAGGgcgagtccgcgatccataaagttccccgctgcgcctgaatcgactagcgccttatgctgggaacaggggaaaaaaaatcaagattttttttttaaacaaacatatgaccaacagagggttctgggtgagtttggtgctgactcacctgtggtgaacgaggagtgttctgcctgccctctcgactctcAGAGGGACCCCCCCCAGCACCGGTCGAC encodes the following:
- the LOC123742476 gene encoding LOW QUALITY PROTEIN: serine/threonine/tyrosine-interacting-like protein 1 (The sequence of the model RefSeq protein was modified relative to this genomic sequence to represent the inferred CDS: substituted 1 base at 1 genomic stop codon) produces the protein MAGTTFCDVPELYNILNQYTRLSRLPEFNYLCLIDTRAKGQYNASHIITARNTKXELESLRPYTVELLPGQLYLGDYKQAINPHVLKDLKLSALVNVSEDTSHVCEDSYLHVKGACPK